The region TTTGAAGAACTGCGGCCGGGCATCAAAGCCCCCGCCAAGGAAACCATCCTCACGCCCCGCTTCTACACCACCGACTTTGAAGCGATGGCCAACATGGATATTACTGAAAATAAAGCAGAACTTGAGGCCATCCTTGAGGAATTCCGCTGCGACTACAACCGCCACCACTTTGTACGGGACGAAGAATTTGAACAGTCTTGGGATCACATTGATGGCGAAACTCGCCGGTTATTCATTGAATTTTTAGAGCGCTCCTGCACAGCCGAATTTTCTGGCTTTCTCCTCTACAAAGAACTCAGCCGCAGGCTCAAGGATCGCAACCCCCTACTGGCGGAGTGCTTTGCCCTTATGTCTCGCGATGAAGCCCGCCATGCTGGGTTCCTCAACAAAGCCATGGCTGACTTTAACCTGTCTCTGGACTTGGGCTTTTTGACCCAGCACCGCAGCTACACCTACTTTGAACCGGAATTCATCTTCTACGCCACCTACCTCTCTGAGAAAATTGGCTACTGGCGCTACATTACGATTTACCGCCATCTAGAAAAGCATCCCGAACATCGCATCTATCCCATCTTCCGCTTCTTTGAGAACTGGTGCCAAGACGAAAACCGCCACGGTGACTTCTTTGATGCCGTCATGCGTGCCCAACCGCAAATGCTAGATCGTCCGCGCACCTTCTGGCAAAAAATTAAGGAAATTCCCCTCTCCCTCTCGGGTAAGAAATGGGCACGCTACTTCATGGTTTGCTGGGTACCACCGAAACTGTGGTGCCGCTTCTTCCTGCTGTCGGTCTTTGCCACAATGTATCTCAACGATTTGCAGCGGGCGAAATTCTATACTGCCCTTGGCTTGGATGCCCGTGAGTACGATCGCGAGGTCATTGCAAAAACCAATGAAACCGCAGGCCGTGTTTTCCCGGTGATTCTCGATGTCGATCACCCAGAATTTTA is a window of Thermosynechococcus vestitus BP-1 DNA encoding:
- the acsF gene encoding magnesium-protoporphyrin IX monomethyl ester (oxidative) cyclase, yielding MVNTVAKPEFEELRPGIKAPAKETILTPRFYTTDFEAMANMDITENKAELEAILEEFRCDYNRHHFVRDEEFEQSWDHIDGETRRLFIEFLERSCTAEFSGFLLYKELSRRLKDRNPLLAECFALMSRDEARHAGFLNKAMADFNLSLDLGFLTQHRSYTYFEPEFIFYATYLSEKIGYWRYITIYRHLEKHPEHRIYPIFRFFENWCQDENRHGDFFDAVMRAQPQMLDRPRTFWQKIKEIPLSLSGKKWARYFMVCWVPPKLWCRFFLLSVFATMYLNDLQRAKFYTALGLDAREYDREVIAKTNETAGRVFPVILDVDHPEFYQRLERCVENNAKLTEIAKQNGGFLKKLPLYLSNVWQMIKLFLIPAKEPTRVAVR